One Oryza glaberrima chromosome 11, OglaRS2, whole genome shotgun sequence genomic region harbors:
- the LOC127753853 gene encoding vacuolar protein sorting-associated protein 32 homolog 2-like isoform X1, which yields MLKKLLSKPKSKKKEAASSALPTLDHLHETQEMLEKKECFLQKKASAEVEKAKDYTKAKNKSAAIQCLKKKKLYETQIEQLANFQLRVHDQIIMLESAKATTDTVDALRSGSSAVKAIHQSVSIDDIENAIEEANEHTENMRQIQEALATPIGASADFDEDELEAELEDLEEEELDHELPEPPQTTRMEPSARVTTSSQPANDLAELTKLQAEMAL from the exons ATGCTGAAGAAACTGCTATCAAAGCCTAAGAGCAAGAAGAAGGAGGCTGCCTCCTCTGCGCTCCCCACTTTGGATCATCTCCATGAG ACTCAAGAAATGCTGGAGAAGAAAGAGTGCTTTCTTCAGAAGAAGGCTTCTGCAGAAGTTGAAAAGGCTAAGGATTATACAAAAGCTAAGAACAAAAGCG CTGCAATTCAGTGTCTAAAGAAAAAGAAGCTGTATGAAACACAAATTGAGCAGCTAGCAAATTTCCAATTGCGAGTTCATGATCAG ATAATAATGCTTGAGAGCGCAAAGGCAACCACAGATACCGTTGATGCTTTGCGCTCTGGATCATCTGCTGTCAAAGCTATTCACCAGTCAGT GAGTATTGATGACATTGAAAATGCCATTGAAGAGGCAAATGAACACACAGAAAATATGAGGCAGATACAGGAGGCACTTGCAACACCAATTGGCGCTTCTGCTGATTTCGACGAG GATGAACTAGAAGCAGAGCTGGAAgatctggaggaggaagagctcgACCATGAGCTGCCTGAACCACCTCAGACTACACGCATGGAACCATCAGCGAGAGTTACAACTTCATCTCAACCAGCCAATGATTTGGCTGAACTGACCAAACTTCAAGCAGAGATGGCGCTTTAA
- the LOC127755263 gene encoding ethanolamine-phosphate cytidylyltransferase-like, with amino-acid sequence MEAGAGSSSAKLVAACVIGGIVLGASVVALHLAGPVAIPALPPVDALRRRFRRGRRRPVRVYMDGCFDMMHYGHCNALRQARALGDELIVGVVSDNEITANKGPPVTPLHERLIMVRAVKWVHDVIPDAPYAITEDFMNKLFNEYNIDYIIHGDDPCLLPDGTDAYALAKKVGRFKQIKRTEGVSTTDIVGRMLLCVRERSASDSHNHSSLQRQFSHGHGQKIDDSGSGSGTRISHFLPTSRRIVQFSNSRGPGPDSRIVYIDGAFDLFHAGHVEILRLARELGDFLLVGIHTDQTISSTRGPHRPIMNLHERSLSVLACRYVDEVIIGAPWDVSKDMITTFNISLVVHGTIAENMDFMKDDLNPYAVPRAMGIYHRLESPLDITTSTIIRRIVANHEAYQKRNEKKEASEKKYYDSKSFVNGE; translated from the exons AtggaggcgggggcggggagCAGCAGCGCCAAGCTGGTGGCGGCGTGCGTCATCGGCGGGATCGTGCTGGGGGCGTCCGTGGTCGcgctccacctcgccggccCCGTCGCCATTCCCGCCCTGCCGCCCGTcgacgcgctccgccgccggttccgccgcggacgccggcgCCCCGTGCGCGTCTACATGGATGGCTGCTTCGACATGATGCACTACGGCCACTGCAACGCGCTGCGCCAGGCGCGCGCCCTCGGGGACGAGCTCATCGTCGGCGTTGTCAGCGACAACGAGATCACCGCCAACAAGGGCCCGCCGGTCACGCCCCTCCACGAGAG GTTGATAATGGTCCGTGCTGTAAAATGGGTACACGATGTTATTCCAGATGCACCTTACGCCATAACTGAAGATTTCATGAATAAATTATTCAATGAGTATAATATAGATTATATCATCCATGGCGATGATCCTTGTCTGCTCCCAGATGGTACTGATGCATATGCTCTTGCCAAAAAGGTTGGTCGATTTAAGCAGATTAAAAGAACCGAAGGAGTGTCAACGACAGACATTGTTG GAAGAATGCTTCTTTGTGTTAGAGAGAGATCAGCTTCTGATAGTCACAACCACTCTTCACTACAAAGGCAGTTCAGTCACGGGCATGGCCAGAAAATTGATGATAGTGGATCTGGAAGTGGAACTAGGATATCTCATTTTCTTCCTACATCTCGGAGAATAGTTCAGTTCTCAAATAGCAGG GGTCCAGGTCCAGATTCTCGGATAGTGTACATAGATGGTGCATTTGATCTATTCCATGCTGGACATGTTGAG ATATTACGCCTCGCTCGAGAGCTTGGAGATTTCCTGCTTGTGGGTATTCACACAGACCAGACTATAAG TTCAACAAGAGGACCACATCGCCCAATCATGAACCTCCATGAGAGAAGTTTGAGTGTTTTGGCTTGCCGTTATGTTGATGAAGTGATCATTGGTGCTCCATGGGATGTTTCGAAAGATATG ATTACCACATTTAATATTTCGTTGGTTGTTCATGGGACAATTGCTGAGAATATGGACTTTATGAAG GATGATTTAAATCCATATGCTGTTCCAAGGGCTATGGGCATCTACCATAGACTGGAGAGCCCTTTAGACATCACTACTAGTACTATCATAAGGAGGATAGTTGCTAACCATGAAGCCTACCAG AAACGGAACGAGAAGAAAGAAGCCAGTGAGAAGAAGTACTACGACAGTAAAAGCTTTGTCAAT
- the LOC127753853 gene encoding vacuolar protein sorting-associated protein 32 homolog 2-like isoform X2 produces MLEKKECFLQKKASAEVEKAKDYTKAKNKSAAIQCLKKKKLYETQIEQLANFQLRVHDQIIMLESAKATTDTVDALRSGSSAVKAIHQSVSIDDIENAIEEANEHTENMRQIQEALATPIGASADFDEDELEAELEDLEEEELDHELPEPPQTTRMEPSARVTTSSQPANDLAELTKLQAEMAL; encoded by the exons ATGCTGGAGAAGAAAGAGTGCTTTCTTCAGAAGAAGGCTTCTGCAGAAGTTGAAAAGGCTAAGGATTATACAAAAGCTAAGAACAAAAGCG CTGCAATTCAGTGTCTAAAGAAAAAGAAGCTGTATGAAACACAAATTGAGCAGCTAGCAAATTTCCAATTGCGAGTTCATGATCAG ATAATAATGCTTGAGAGCGCAAAGGCAACCACAGATACCGTTGATGCTTTGCGCTCTGGATCATCTGCTGTCAAAGCTATTCACCAGTCAGT GAGTATTGATGACATTGAAAATGCCATTGAAGAGGCAAATGAACACACAGAAAATATGAGGCAGATACAGGAGGCACTTGCAACACCAATTGGCGCTTCTGCTGATTTCGACGAG GATGAACTAGAAGCAGAGCTGGAAgatctggaggaggaagagctcgACCATGAGCTGCCTGAACCACCTCAGACTACACGCATGGAACCATCAGCGAGAGTTACAACTTCATCTCAACCAGCCAATGATTTGGCTGAACTGACCAAACTTCAAGCAGAGATGGCGCTTTAA